A single Deinococcus betulae DNA region contains:
- a CDS encoding SUKH-4 family immunity protein, with product MVFLTDLGLPPHATDGGNLVIRFHAVEAFHFMRVNDIQGICISETDVGVAVLVDAHTGHVWAGDATGCTFMNASLKALLCCMVMYHHEFVTCPLSAEDEGEVYDDLPGTPATRARADQLRARLNAIDPLALDASTQGEDVSMWSYVVEEVEYGVI from the coding sequence TTGGTTTTTCTGACAGACCTAGGGCTTCCACCCCACGCTACGGATGGGGGTAACCTCGTCATTCGCTTTCATGCAGTCGAGGCATTCCATTTCATGCGTGTGAATGACATTCAGGGGATCTGTATTAGTGAAACGGACGTTGGCGTGGCGGTCTTGGTTGATGCGCACACCGGTCATGTCTGGGCGGGGGATGCCACAGGTTGTACCTTTATGAACGCCTCTTTGAAAGCGTTGTTGTGCTGCATGGTGATGTACCACCATGAGTTCGTCACCTGTCCCCTGAGCGCTGAGGACGAAGGCGAGGTATATGACGACTTGCCGGGCACGCCGGCGACCCGTGCACGTGCTGATCAACTGCGGGCACGCCTGAACGCGATTGATCCACTAGCCCTGGATGCGTCGACCCAGGGAGAGGATGTCAGCATGTGGTCGTATGTCGTGGAAGAGG